A genomic segment from Malaclemys terrapin pileata isolate rMalTer1 chromosome 1, rMalTer1.hap1, whole genome shotgun sequence encodes:
- the LOC128833722 gene encoding olfactory receptor 52R1-like — MSDSNTTEFTNPSTFILLGIPGQEVAHVWISIPFCTMYIIAILGNFSILFIVTREPSLHGPMYYFLCMLAITDLILCTSILPKMLSIFWFNSREIDFSTCFTQMYFIHCFTAVESGIFVAMAFDRYVAICHPLRHSTILTNPVVAKIGLTVLLRGGILMLPHPFLASRWPYCRTSIIDHSYCEHMAVVKLGCTDFRISSYYGLFVVFFVASLDLFFIAVSYMQILRAIFSLPTKDARRKTFQTCSTHLCVISASYIPSLFSFLTHRFGHNVALHFHVLMANVYLLVPPMLNPIIYGVRTKQIWDRLLWLFSHKGT, encoded by the coding sequence atgtctGATTCCAACACAACCGaattcaccaacccctccaccttcatcctgctgggcattcctggccaGGAGGTggcccatgtctggatctccatccccttctgcaccatgtacatcatagccatcttggggaacttTTCCATCCTTTTCATTGTGACGAGGGAGCCGAGCCTCCatgggcccatgtactatttcctttGCATGCTGGCCATCACTGACCTCATCCTGTGCACGTCCATtctgcccaaaatgctgagcatcttctggttcaattccagggagatcgatTTCAGTACCTGCTTCACCCAGATGTACTTTATTCACTGCTTTACAGCAGTGGAGTCTGGGATCTTtgtggccatggcttttgatcgctacgtggccatctgtCATCCTCTGAGACATTCTACCATCCTGACAAACCCCGTAGTGGCCAAGATAGGGCTCACTGTGTTGTTGCGCGGTGGCATTCTCATGCTGCCTCATCCCTTCCTGGCAAGTcggtggccatattgcagaaccagcATCATCGATCACTCGTACTGCGAGCACATGGCTGTGGTGAAACTGGGCTGCACCGACTTCCGCATCAGTAGTTACTATGGCCTCTTTGTGGTATTCTTTGTGGCTAGTCTGGATTTGTTTTTTATTGCTGTGTCCTATATGCAGATCCTTAGGGCCATATTCAGCCTCCCAACAAAGGACGCCCGGCGCAAGACTTTTCAGACATGCAGCACACACCTGTGTGTCATTTCAGCCTCTTACATCccatctctcttctccttcctcacacACCGGTTTGGCCACAATGTGGCCCTGCATTTCCATGTTCTCATGGCCAATGTGTATCTCCTGGTGccccccatgctaaaccccatcatctatggggtgaggaccaaacagatctgGGACAGGCTTCTCTGGCTCTTTAGTCATAAAGGGACCTAA